From the Saccharomycodes ludwigii strain NBRC 1722 chromosome I, whole genome shotgun sequence genome, one window contains:
- the TAF8 gene encoding Taf8p (similar to Saccharomyces cerevisiae YML114C | TAF8 | TATA binding protein-Associated Factor): MKSPQNNEVDGKSQNITYIQLKKLTGLICVQKPTYATNKNGITRSTSFSPSNDIVNKMLLKILSLQLKSLFNTDNSYCKLHELVMEDFLLILNDNINAFMTSLHNIMEIQRRTTTVSIEDLELLLLSGYKIKPSDLYLEHEKSRYWIEKNLVSTTTSVVSGTTNVPTSLDLFQKEEKLNEEMSLLLPCENESLAGKIPKWLPSLPPNHTYRRTRTTKHNKNAILTTKNKILLQDPKFLKKELAKEQQIVSFNLSRLSTKIDEHLNKFKEHKKSQGINDVSNTNTPMRTPSFLIGNTPTIASHGSSAGNNSRHRYRSETKSILYTRYNFDKFKPLPMNMTENNGKVNEVFKQPVKNFDVEKYCHNRLKISWKQVNRYEHRKYILKKNPFIRGISMFHSSAVTSSNANARQRRLEFLDRIFKKSHNGVLQYCLTDLDLEKQKKINNFQENELKYKLERKRKILELQKEERQKKEKKNYLIFKSNSDNNSVQSSTNEEGFIPIENKFSDDVANDNNKDINYDKQDTVEDNTNNITTGYLSEPKPIKTEVIKNNDNDNNTVPKPIIKIKLNSNSI; this comes from the coding sequence ATGAAATCACCGCAGAATAATGAAGTTGATGGAAAGAGCCAAAATATAACCTATATACAGTTGAAGAAACTAACTGGATTAATATGTGTTCAAAAACCCACATATgcaactaataaaaatggtattACTAGGAGTACCTCTTTTTCTCCTAGCAATGATATAGTAAATAagatgttattaaaaatattatcattgcaATTGAAAtctctttttaatactGACAATAGTTACTGCAAATTGCATGAATTAGTAATGGAAGATTTTCTACTTATTTtgaatgataatattaatgcCTTTATGACATCGCTACATAATATAATGGAAATACAAAGAAGAACTACAACTGTGTCTATTGAAGATTTggaattgttattgttgtcgGGATACAAGATTAAGCCTTCAGACTTATATTTGGAACATGAAAAATCACGATATTGGATTGAAAAGAATCTTGTAAGTACCACTACTAGCGTAGTTAGCGGCACAACAAACGTTCCAACTAGTTTAGacctttttcaaaaagaagaaaaactaAACGAAGAAATGTCCTTATTGCTACCGTGTGAAAATGAATCTTTAGCTGGTAAAATACCTAAATGGTTGCCTTCTTTACCACCTAATCATACATACAGACGAACTAGGACAACAAAGCACAACAAAAATGCTATTTTGAccaccaaaaataaaatattattacaagatcccaaatttttgaaaaaagaattggcCAAAGAGCAACAAATAGTCTCTTTTAACTTAAGCAGATTAAGCACTAAAATAGATGAACAtttgaataaatttaaGGAGCATAAAAAATCACAAGGAATCAATGATGTTAGTAATACAAATACACCAATGAGGACTCCTAGTTTTCTAATAGGCAATACACCAACTATTGCCTCACATGGTTCCAGTGCAGGTAATAATAGTCGTCATAGATATAGATCAGAAACGAAAAGTATTTTATACACACGCTATAATTTTGACAAATTTAAGCCACTACCCATGAATATGACCGAAAATAATGGAAAAGTGAATGAAGTATTTAAACAACCAgtgaaaaattttgatgttgaaaaatattgtcATAATAGATTGAAAATATCTTGGAAACAAGTCAACAGATATGAACATAGAaagtatattttaaaaaaaaacccgTTTATCAGGGGCATATCTATGTTTCATAGTTCTGCTGTTACTAGTAGCAATGCTAATGCGAGACAAAGAAGACTAGAATTTCTAGAtagaatatttaaaaaaagccACAACGGTGTCTTACAATATTGTTTAACAGACTTGGatttagaaaaacaaaaaaaaatcaacaatTTTCAGGAAAATGaattgaaatataaattggaacgaaaaaggaaaatattgGAGTTACAAAAAGAggaaagacaaaaaaaggaaaaaaaaaattaccttatatttaaaagtaatTCTGACAATAATTCTGTTCAATCCAGTACTAATGAAGAAGGTTTCATAccaatagaaaataaatttagtGACGACGTTgctaatgataataataaagatataaatTATGACAAACAAGATACTGTGGAagataataccaataatattacaaCAGGATATCTATCCGAACCCAAACCAATAAAGACAGAAGTAATTAAGAACAACGATaacgataataatactgtACCTAAACCTATCATAAagattaaattaaattcaaaCTCAATTTag